In Ilumatobacter fluminis, the following proteins share a genomic window:
- a CDS encoding response regulator transcription factor: MTLLVAEDDRQVREALERILGFEGYRVISVADGAAALEAVVTEQPDALVLDVMMPYVDGLDVCRMLRAKGDRTPILMLTARDEVGDRVAGLDAGADDYLAKPFALDELLARLRALLRRVDAGPGAGEVLRFDDIELDLAGRVVKRGARLIELTRTEMQILELLMRHPGVVLDRMTMYTEIWGYEGETSSKALDVHTRYVRRKLEAGGESRVIHTVHGVGYVLRQPLDGSS; the protein is encoded by the coding sequence TGCTCGTGGCCGAGGACGACCGCCAGGTGCGTGAAGCACTCGAGCGGATCCTCGGGTTCGAGGGTTACCGGGTGATCAGCGTCGCCGACGGCGCGGCGGCGCTCGAGGCCGTGGTCACCGAGCAACCCGACGCACTCGTGCTCGACGTGATGATGCCGTACGTCGACGGTCTCGACGTCTGCCGGATGCTGCGAGCCAAAGGCGACCGCACCCCGATCTTGATGCTGACGGCCCGGGACGAGGTCGGCGACCGCGTGGCCGGGCTCGACGCCGGAGCCGACGACTACCTCGCCAAGCCGTTCGCGCTCGACGAACTGCTCGCCCGGCTGCGCGCCCTGCTGCGCCGTGTCGACGCCGGCCCGGGCGCCGGTGAGGTCCTCCGGTTCGACGACATCGAGCTCGACCTGGCCGGACGGGTCGTCAAGCGGGGTGCCCGCCTGATCGAGCTCACCCGGACCGAGATGCAGATCCTCGAGCTGCTGATGCGACACCCCGGCGTGGTGCTCGATCGCATGACGATGTACACCGAGATCTGGGGATACGAGGGCGAGACCTCCTCGAAGGCGCTCGACGTCCACACCCGCTACGTCCGCCGCAAGCTCGAAGCCGGCGGTGAGTCGCGAGTGATCCACACCGTGCACGGCGTCGGCTACGTGTTGCGGCAGCCGTTGGACGGTTCGTCGTGA